The Tenacibaculum jejuense genome includes a window with the following:
- a CDS encoding tetratricopeptide repeat protein: MKKALSKFLASLGISGSKEVKKTVQDNSYSQRINDIKFTDQQGNEISKEELSQATGRYNYAVYSKNKSSDKAKKLHQKAREYGQKGDYTEAISHLEEAIHDSPEWAYPYYDLAYTYLLNDDFEKALKYYELTDKVAPNGFFTSKTAVDVLRKEKKGVFSEGLYKNYMTLEWIDNPQEKAQMLKLLVDNYPSLAPAWKDYSNFLEGEERLQAIEKGLNENPDIETEGVLTINKALVLNLNGQFNEAKELLMQVIFNSKSTFGNQELAKLVLNSISEENKKK, translated from the coding sequence ATGAAAAAGGCTTTATCAAAATTTTTAGCTTCTTTAGGTATTTCAGGATCTAAAGAAGTTAAAAAAACGGTTCAAGATAATTCTTATTCTCAAAGAATAAACGATATTAAATTTACAGATCAACAAGGAAATGAAATATCAAAAGAAGAATTATCACAAGCTACAGGCAGGTATAATTATGCCGTTTACAGCAAAAATAAATCTTCTGATAAAGCTAAAAAATTACATCAAAAAGCAAGAGAATATGGGCAGAAAGGAGATTATACTGAAGCGATCAGTCATCTTGAAGAAGCTATACACGACTCACCTGAATGGGCTTATCCGTATTATGATTTAGCTTACACATATTTGTTAAATGATGATTTTGAAAAAGCGTTAAAGTATTACGAGTTAACAGATAAAGTGGCTCCAAATGGTTTTTTTACCTCTAAAACAGCAGTAGATGTTTTAAGAAAAGAAAAAAAAGGAGTTTTTAGTGAGGGTTTGTATAAAAACTACATGACTTTAGAGTGGATCGATAACCCACAAGAAAAGGCTCAAATGTTAAAACTATTAGTTGATAATTATCCTTCTTTAGCTCCAGCTTGGAAAGATTACTCAAATTTTTTAGAAGGAGAAGAAAGACTTCAAGCTATAGAAAAGGGATTAAATGAGAATCCAGATATTGAAACTGAAGGAGTTCTTACTATTAATAAAGCTTTAGTTCTAAATTTAAACGGACAGTTTAATGAAGCCAAAGAATTATTAATGCAAGTTATATTCAACTCTAAATCTACTTTCGGAAACCAAGAACTAGCAAAATTAGTACTGAACAGTATTTCAGAAGAAAATAAGAAAAAATAA
- a CDS encoding DUF3089 domain-containing protein, producing MFVKKAISVLYVILISLLCFSCRSTYKTQAFLQENIPVKPDYTKESSWAVLPTKYQENFKTHASNRLDTLQADVFYVYPTLNTSKKDIRWNVPITDKEQNNTVLNKAVLMQASAFATSGKVYVPFYRQAHIRSYRLFDKGGKEAQDLAYSDVKSAFEVYLKEYNKGRPIIMVGHSQGTTHTVRLLKDFFDGKELQKQLIAAYIPGIRVKENEFSSIKLMKSPTEIGGFVSWNTYKKNHYPKKDKDWYKGSVTTNPITWDNSIETTLKEHKGFLYTNGKIYNEALTIQITDGLVWSTNPKFPLRFFMSFLKNYHAGDINLFWQDIKENAELRTNTWLNIN from the coding sequence ATGTTTGTAAAAAAAGCGATATCAGTTTTATATGTAATTTTAATATCACTGTTGTGTTTCAGTTGTCGTTCAACCTATAAAACACAAGCTTTTTTACAAGAAAATATTCCTGTTAAACCAGATTATACGAAAGAAAGTTCTTGGGCAGTTCTGCCAACCAAATATCAAGAGAATTTTAAAACTCATGCGTCTAATCGTTTAGATACATTACAAGCTGATGTTTTTTATGTATACCCTACTTTAAATACAAGTAAAAAAGATATCCGTTGGAATGTTCCAATTACAGACAAAGAACAAAATAATACAGTTTTAAATAAAGCTGTGTTAATGCAAGCTTCAGCTTTTGCAACTTCAGGTAAAGTATATGTACCCTTTTATCGTCAGGCTCATATTCGTTCTTACCGATTATTCGATAAAGGAGGAAAAGAAGCTCAAGATTTAGCATATTCAGATGTCAAAAGCGCTTTTGAGGTGTATTTAAAGGAATACAATAAAGGAAGACCAATTATCATGGTTGGTCATAGCCAAGGAACAACGCATACAGTACGATTATTAAAAGATTTTTTTGATGGTAAAGAATTGCAAAAGCAACTAATTGCAGCTTATATTCCAGGGATTAGAGTAAAAGAAAATGAGTTTTCGTCAATAAAGCTAATGAAATCTCCCACCGAGATAGGAGGTTTTGTTTCTTGGAATACGTACAAGAAAAATCATTATCCTAAAAAAGATAAAGATTGGTATAAAGGTTCGGTAACTACAAATCCAATTACTTGGGATAATTCTATAGAAACTACACTTAAAGAACATAAAGGTTTTTTATATACAAACGGAAAGATTTATAATGAAGCATTAACTATTCAAATTACAGATGGATTAGTTTGGAGTACAAATCCGAAATTTCCATTGCGTTTCTTTATGTCATTTTTAAAAAATTATCATGCCGGAGATATTAATTTATTTTGGCAAGATATTAAAGAGAATGCTGAGTTGAGAACGAATACTTGGTTGAATATCAATTAA
- a CDS encoding DUF6165 family protein produces MKIEVSNGEIIDKYTILAIKLTEIKDQNKLKNIQNEYDVLTPVVNHIYKEVSNQDELKKLHNDLLEINKKLWKIEDDIRECERAKDFGETFVNLARAVYFTNDDRSVVKKDINTLTGSDLVEEKSYEDYK; encoded by the coding sequence ATGAAGATTGAAGTTTCTAACGGAGAAATAATAGATAAGTATACCATTTTAGCAATTAAGTTAACTGAAATAAAAGATCAAAATAAGCTTAAAAACATTCAAAATGAATATGACGTGTTAACACCAGTTGTAAATCATATTTATAAAGAAGTCTCAAATCAAGATGAATTGAAAAAACTACACAATGATTTATTAGAAATTAATAAAAAATTGTGGAAAATTGAAGATGATATTAGAGAGTGTGAGCGTGCTAAAGATTTTGGAGAAACTTTTGTAAACCTAGCCCGTGCAGTATATTTTACTAACGATGATCGTTCCGTAGTTAAAAAAGATATTAATACGTTAACTGGTTCAGATTTAGTAGAAGAAAAATCGTACGAAGATTACAAATAA